The following are encoded together in the Oncorhynchus masou masou isolate Uvic2021 chromosome 5, UVic_Omas_1.1, whole genome shotgun sequence genome:
- the inavab gene encoding innate immunity activator b isoform X1 → MEGKEEISDTDSGIILHSGPDSPATIMKDVTTHTRAVKLKHQSLEDRLELCLLELKKLCIREAELTGRLSADYPLLPGEKPPQIRQRIGAAFKLEEQSIPQGAVNSELNSVEAELSLQLQIHKAVQRLCCEEHQSKAVKRSRLQQCKREEKKVKQLQDTAFQLRLQHGRSSPRPDCTSTQRDQGTSDDSSLSDSALLDEVEVISQSSQPSMELPHLGGPVDPPQPPLDPSHPPGPSPHKSPTTTPTLEELQSLFNTSLELEPPPIEHSPWTESSLDQPYQKTKKKSHSGSRKSSSPATTPVLPPVDACCRDTALTLQFSSHLKLSYTQSNSAPSTPEMHLRRQLSLRLPNSEPPLNLDKDRGRTRVPRGLLTDYVVTSPGESPVLRAGYGNPIYHSSSETEDSNSEHSAPSYTSSPCREMPCDLPRQSQLTYKYQHSSPNDNHRPMAYPPGPGFYQNPQHQSNPSFHRGYYDDRMVYPSEMDMTRLYHGTPLPCHPSQYEHWYEEAPLHPQRALRSLPPHIRLSRAPSLREYSHHPSRGLPQQVVNEELKSWHQRKQFRPRSLDRQGTARVRSVQSPLTQHNKYHEQAPKRRVIQRAADGSPMQWFVDDDSEIVSQV, encoded by the exons ATGGAGGGTAAAGAAGAGATCAGTGACACAGACAGTGGTATCATTCTCCACTCTG GCCCTGATAGTCCTGCCACCATTATGAAGGACGTGACCACTCACACCCGGGCCGTCAAGCTCAAGCACCAGTCACTGGAAGACCGACTAGAGCTCTGCCTACTGGAGCTGAAGAAGCTTTGCATCCGAGAGGCT GAGCTGACTGGTCGGCTGTCTGCAGACTACCCTTTGCTGCCTGGGGAGAAGCCACCTCAAATCCGCCAACGAATCGGAGCTGCCTTCAAACTAGAAGAGCAGAGCATCCCACAGGGAGCAGTG AACTCTGAGCTGAACTCTGTGGAAGCTGAGCTATCCCTGCAGTTGCAGATACACAAAGCGGTCCAAAGACTGTGCTGTGAGGAACACCAGAGCAAGGCGGTGAAGAGAAGCCGGTTACAGCAGTGCAAGCGTGAGGAGAAGAAAGTCAAACAACTGCAGGACACAGCGTTTCAGCTGCGCCTACAGCACGGGCGGTCTTCACCACGGCCAGACTGCACCAGCACACAGAGAG ATCAGGGCACTTCTGATGATAGCTCTCTGTCGGATTCGGCACTGCTCGACGAAG TAGAGGTGATTAGTCAGTCATCTCAACCATCCATGGAGCTCCCTCACCTAGGAGGACCAGTAGATCCTCCCCAGCCTCCCCTTGACCCCTCACACCCCCCTGGGCCTAGCCCCCACAAGTCTCCCACTACTACTCCAACCCTGGAGGAGCTACAGTCTCTTTTCAACACCAGCCTGGAATTGGAGCCCCCTCCCATCGAGCACTCGCCCTGGACAGAGTCCAGTCTGGACCAGCCTTACCAGAAGACCAAGAAGAAGTCACACTCTGGTAGCAGAAAGTCAAG TAGTCCAGCCACGACCCCTGTGTTGCCTCCTGTGGACGCCTGTTGTAGAGACACAGCCCTGACACTGCAGTTCTCCTCCCATCTCAAACTGAGCTACACCCAGTCCAACAGCGCCCCATCCACTCCGGAGATGCACCTTCGCCGCCAGCTCTCTCTCAG ACTTCCCAACAGTGAGCCTCCGTTGAACCTGGATAAGGATCGAGGACGTACCCGTGTTCCCAGGGGGCTACTAACGGATTACGTGGTAACGTCTCCAGGCGAGTCCCCTGTCCTGAGGGCAGGCTATGGAAATCCCATATACCATTCCAGCTCTGAGACTGAGGACAGTAACTCTGAACACTCTGCCCCATCCTACACCAGTTCACCATGTCGTGAGATGCCTTGTGACCTTCCCAGGCAGTCTCAGCTCACCTATAAGTACCAACACTCCAGCCCCAATGACAATCATCGACCAATGGCCTACCCCCCAGGCCCTGGCTTCTACCAGAACCCCCAGCACCAGTCCAACCCCAGCTTCCACAGGGGTTACTATGACGACAGGATGGTCTACCCTTCAGAGATGGACATGACCAGGCTGTATCATGGCACCCCGCTCCCCTGTCACCCCAGCCAGTATGAACACTGGTACGAGGAGGCCCCTTTGCACCCCCAGCGGGCTCTCAGGTCCCTGCCCCCTCACATCAGACTGTCCCGCGCCCCTTCGCTCCGGGAGTACTCTCACCACCCATCAAGAGGCCTCCCCCAGCAGGTGGTAAACGAAGAGCTCAAGTCGTGGCACCAGCGCAAACAGTTCAGACCTCGCTCCCTGGACAGACAGGGCACAGCCAGGGTGAGGAGTGTACAGTCACCTCTCACCCAGCACAACAAGTACCATGAACAG GCTCCCAAGAGACGTGTCATCCAGAGGGCAGCGGACGGGTCCCCAATGCAGTGGTTTGTGGATGACGACTCTGAGATCGTCAGTCAGGTGTAG
- the inavab gene encoding innate immunity activator b isoform X2, producing MEGKEEISDTDSGIILHSGPDSPATIMKDVTTHTRAVKLKHQSLEDRLELCLLELKKLCIREAELTGRLSADYPLLPGEKPPQIRQRIGAAFKLEEQSIPQGAVNSELNSVEAELSLQLQIHKAVQRLCCEEHQSKAVKRSRLQQCKREEKKVKQLQDTAFQLRLQHGRSSPRPDCTSTQRDQGTSDDSSLSDSALLDEEVISQSSQPSMELPHLGGPVDPPQPPLDPSHPPGPSPHKSPTTTPTLEELQSLFNTSLELEPPPIEHSPWTESSLDQPYQKTKKKSHSGSRKSSSPATTPVLPPVDACCRDTALTLQFSSHLKLSYTQSNSAPSTPEMHLRRQLSLRLPNSEPPLNLDKDRGRTRVPRGLLTDYVVTSPGESPVLRAGYGNPIYHSSSETEDSNSEHSAPSYTSSPCREMPCDLPRQSQLTYKYQHSSPNDNHRPMAYPPGPGFYQNPQHQSNPSFHRGYYDDRMVYPSEMDMTRLYHGTPLPCHPSQYEHWYEEAPLHPQRALRSLPPHIRLSRAPSLREYSHHPSRGLPQQVVNEELKSWHQRKQFRPRSLDRQGTARVRSVQSPLTQHNKYHEQAPKRRVIQRAADGSPMQWFVDDDSEIVSQV from the exons ATGGAGGGTAAAGAAGAGATCAGTGACACAGACAGTGGTATCATTCTCCACTCTG GCCCTGATAGTCCTGCCACCATTATGAAGGACGTGACCACTCACACCCGGGCCGTCAAGCTCAAGCACCAGTCACTGGAAGACCGACTAGAGCTCTGCCTACTGGAGCTGAAGAAGCTTTGCATCCGAGAGGCT GAGCTGACTGGTCGGCTGTCTGCAGACTACCCTTTGCTGCCTGGGGAGAAGCCACCTCAAATCCGCCAACGAATCGGAGCTGCCTTCAAACTAGAAGAGCAGAGCATCCCACAGGGAGCAGTG AACTCTGAGCTGAACTCTGTGGAAGCTGAGCTATCCCTGCAGTTGCAGATACACAAAGCGGTCCAAAGACTGTGCTGTGAGGAACACCAGAGCAAGGCGGTGAAGAGAAGCCGGTTACAGCAGTGCAAGCGTGAGGAGAAGAAAGTCAAACAACTGCAGGACACAGCGTTTCAGCTGCGCCTACAGCACGGGCGGTCTTCACCACGGCCAGACTGCACCAGCACACAGAGAG ATCAGGGCACTTCTGATGATAGCTCTCTGTCGGATTCGGCACTGCTCGACGAAG AGGTGATTAGTCAGTCATCTCAACCATCCATGGAGCTCCCTCACCTAGGAGGACCAGTAGATCCTCCCCAGCCTCCCCTTGACCCCTCACACCCCCCTGGGCCTAGCCCCCACAAGTCTCCCACTACTACTCCAACCCTGGAGGAGCTACAGTCTCTTTTCAACACCAGCCTGGAATTGGAGCCCCCTCCCATCGAGCACTCGCCCTGGACAGAGTCCAGTCTGGACCAGCCTTACCAGAAGACCAAGAAGAAGTCACACTCTGGTAGCAGAAAGTCAAG TAGTCCAGCCACGACCCCTGTGTTGCCTCCTGTGGACGCCTGTTGTAGAGACACAGCCCTGACACTGCAGTTCTCCTCCCATCTCAAACTGAGCTACACCCAGTCCAACAGCGCCCCATCCACTCCGGAGATGCACCTTCGCCGCCAGCTCTCTCTCAG ACTTCCCAACAGTGAGCCTCCGTTGAACCTGGATAAGGATCGAGGACGTACCCGTGTTCCCAGGGGGCTACTAACGGATTACGTGGTAACGTCTCCAGGCGAGTCCCCTGTCCTGAGGGCAGGCTATGGAAATCCCATATACCATTCCAGCTCTGAGACTGAGGACAGTAACTCTGAACACTCTGCCCCATCCTACACCAGTTCACCATGTCGTGAGATGCCTTGTGACCTTCCCAGGCAGTCTCAGCTCACCTATAAGTACCAACACTCCAGCCCCAATGACAATCATCGACCAATGGCCTACCCCCCAGGCCCTGGCTTCTACCAGAACCCCCAGCACCAGTCCAACCCCAGCTTCCACAGGGGTTACTATGACGACAGGATGGTCTACCCTTCAGAGATGGACATGACCAGGCTGTATCATGGCACCCCGCTCCCCTGTCACCCCAGCCAGTATGAACACTGGTACGAGGAGGCCCCTTTGCACCCCCAGCGGGCTCTCAGGTCCCTGCCCCCTCACATCAGACTGTCCCGCGCCCCTTCGCTCCGGGAGTACTCTCACCACCCATCAAGAGGCCTCCCCCAGCAGGTGGTAAACGAAGAGCTCAAGTCGTGGCACCAGCGCAAACAGTTCAGACCTCGCTCCCTGGACAGACAGGGCACAGCCAGGGTGAGGAGTGTACAGTCACCTCTCACCCAGCACAACAAGTACCATGAACAG GCTCCCAAGAGACGTGTCATCCAGAGGGCAGCGGACGGGTCCCCAATGCAGTGGTTTGTGGATGACGACTCTGAGATCGTCAGTCAGGTGTAG